The Thermasporomyces composti region GTGGAGTCGACGCTGGAACGGCGCCGGCGCTGGCCCGGCGAGAGCCCGACGATCCCGGACAATCTCGTCCGCCTGAGCGTCGGCATCGAGGACGTCGACGACCTGTGGGCGGACCTGGACGCCGCGCTCAACGCCGTCGCGGAGGACGCCGGCTCTACTTGACTCGGCGCCGCTTGCGTGGGTTCCCGGTCGTGGGCAGGTTGGCCTTGCTGGGGTCGAAAGGCTCGGCGGGTGGAGTCTCCCCTCGCAGTCCGGCCACCATCGCCGTGAGGGTGCCCATGACGAGAGCCGTGGCCTTCTTGAGCATCGAGGGCGTCATCTCCTGGCCGCGGAATGCCGAGAGGTCGATCGGTGGGCCGGCGACGATCCGCATGGTCTTCCGGGGTAGCAGCTTGGGCAGCTTGGCGTAAGGCATCAGAACGTCCTGCGCACCCCACTGCGCGACAGGGACGATCTCACAGCCGGTGCGGAGGGCGGTTCGGACGGCGCCAGTCTTGCCCACCATGGGCCACAGGTTCGGATCCCTGGTGATCGTGCCCTCTGGGTAGACGACGACGCACTCGCCGCGCTCCGTGATCGCCTCACAAGCCTCTCGCAGCGCGTCGCCGGCCGTCCGCGATTCACGGCGAACGGGGATCTGCCCTGCCGAGCGCAGGAACGGGCCCACGAGCGGGATCTCGAACAGCGACGACTTCGCCAGGAAGCGGGGGGCGCGACCGGCGTCGTGCAGAAAGTGCGCGATGGCCAACGGGTCGAAGTAGGACAGATGGTTGCTGACGACGATGACACCTCCCTCGGCGGGGATGTGTTCGACTCCTCGCCAGTCTCGTTTGGTCAAGACCTGAAGCGCTGGACGCAGGACGGCCGCGGCGATGTCGTAGCACAGTCCGGTCCTCGGCAAGGGCACGCTGTCCTCCTCGTCGGCCATCGCCCGCGCGTCAGAGCGCGGGCAGTCGGCGGGATCGGCGACGTGAGATGTATCCACGCGCTCGTGGTCACAGTCTGGACGACCGGGCAGAGCGCTGCACGAGTGGTCGGCGACACCTCACGCCTCCGATGGTTCCCCTCCCGCTCGCTCGTGGTGCACCCGGGCAGCGGAGCTCGGGTTTCCCTCTGGGAAGATCGAGCTGATGTCGGCACGTTCCACCCAGGACCACGGCGCGTGGACGGTCGTGGTTCCAGTGAAGTCAGGCGCGGTGGGGAAGTCCAGGCTCGCCTCCTTCGCCGGACCTCACCGCAGCCACCTCGCGCGCGCGATGGCGCTGGACACGGTGAGCGCCGCCCTCGCTTGCGCCCGCGTGGCCGAGGTGATCGCGGTGACCCCGGATCCCGACACGGGAGCTCAGCTGTCGGCCCTCGGTGCCGTCGTGGTGTCGGACGAGCCGGGCCTGGGCCTCAATGCGGCGCTGACGTACGGAGCGAAGCTGGCGCGGGACCGCCGGCCCGGCTGCGCGGTGGCTGCGATGCTCGCCGACCTGCCCGCTCTCCGTCCAGACCAGCTTGACGTCGCGCTCGAGGCGGCCGAGGCCCACCCCACGGCGTACGTGGCCGACGCGGCCGGTGTCGGGACCACGCTGTACTGCGCCGGGCCGGACGCGGCGTTCTCTCCCCGCTTCGGCCCCGGGTCACGGGAGGCGCATCGCACGGCGGGGGCGGTCGAGCTCGACCTCGCCGACATCCCTACGGTCCGCCAGGACGTCGACACGGAGGCGGACCTGCGGGCGGCCGTGCGGCTGGGGGTGGGACCACGCACACGGGCCGCCCTCGCACCGCTCGAAGGGCTAAGCTCCGTGCTCATGCAGGCGACGGTGCGTTCCTTCGACCCCGAGAGCCGGTCGGGCACCGTGCTCACCGACACCGGCGTCGAGCTCCCCTACGACGCCAGCGCTCTCGTCGGCTCCGGTCTGCGGCACCTTCGGATCGGCCAGCGCGTGGCGCTTCAGATCGAAGGAGAGGGAGCCGACCAACGGGTCCGCTCCCTCAGCCTCTACACGATGTCCGCTTGACCGGGTGGGTTCCTCGGGCGCCCGGCTGCCCCAGTACTGGGTGGCCCAGGCTCGTAGACATGGCGAAGGACCGGCCACCCTAGGGTCTCCGGTCCTTCATCGTCTGCCGTGTGACGACGTCACGCTCAGCGCTTGGCCGTGCGGCGGGTCGTCGTCCGCTTCGTCGCGGCCTTCTTGGCCGTCGCCTTCTTGGCCGTGGCCTTCTTCGCCGTCGTCTTCTTGGCGGTGGTCTTCTTCGCCGTCTCCTTCGCGGCCTTCTTGGTCGCCCGCTTCGCTGCCGTCCCGGTCGCGGCCTTCTTCGCCCCCGCGGTGGCCTTGGTTGCGGTGGCCTTGGCCGTCGTCAGCTTCGGCAGCTTCTTCGCGCCGGACACCACCGCCTTCAGCTCAGCGCCAGGTCGGAACTTCGGGACCGACGTCTTCTTGGCCCGCTTGCGCTCTCCCGTGCGTGGGTTGCGGACCATGCGGGCCGGCCGATCGATCTTCTCGAACGCGCCAAACCCTGTGATGGCGACCTTCTCGCCAGCGGCGACAGCGCGCGTGATGACGTCGATGACCGACTCAAGCGCGTGCTGCGCTTCCTTCTTGTTGCCGTCGAAGCGCGTCGCGAGCACCTCGACCAACTGAGACTTGTTCACTGCTTCCCTCCGTGAACGGGGTCGTACGAGCGAGCCTGCGCCCGATCCATGCGCACGTTATGGAATCTAGCGCCCGTACTCAAACATCAGCGAGCGAAGGATCCTTGTGTCGCACGTGTTTGCGCCCTCCGACGGGTCTCGCGAAGGCCCCTGACGTGGTTGCCGTGATGGTGGCGGAGACCGACATGAGAGGCCGTAAGCCGCTTGCTGGCATGGGCGATGACAGCCGCGACAACCGTCGTCGAGCGACGCCCCGCGGACCCGATCCAGCCTCGCCAGCCCGACCAGCGCACCCCCCGACACATCCACGTCCGGTCGCGAAAACCCCTTATTTCATTGGGTTTCTGCGATGCTTCGCGGGTACGAGCGGGCGGCTTGGCGAAGGTCTTGGAGGGCTGTCCGCGCGCGCCGGCCGGCCGGAGGCGGCGACGCGGACGACGCCCAGGTCGTGGGCCACGAAGGCCTTGCACGACAACGGTCGAAGGCGTCCGAGACGGTGGGGAGGACGGCAGATCGAGCCGACGATGAACCGAGGTGAAGTCCGTCACAACACGGGCGTGTCGCGCCTCGCCCGGTCGTCCAGGCGTCAGCGCGACACGCCCGAAGGTGGTCAGTCCCGGATCAGCTCCGGATCGGAAGGGTGGTGGGACGCAGCGGCGATCGCCGCGCCTCGTAGGCGGCGATGGCGTCGGCATGGCTGAGCGTGATGCCGATGTCGTCCAGGCCTTCCATCAGCCGCCAGCGCGTGTAGTCGTCGATGTCGAAGGACTCCCGGATGGCGTCCTCGCCCTCGCCGGCGAGGATCAACCGCTGCTCCAGGTCCACTGTCACGAGGAGGCTGGGATCCCGCTCGAGCGCCTCCCATAGGCGGTCGACCACCTTCTGGTCCACCACAGCGGCCAGCAGGCCGGCCTTGCCCGCGTTTCCGCGGAAGATGTCACCGAAGCGCGACGAGATGACGACCCGGAAGCCGTAGTCCTGCAGAGCCCAGACGGCGTGCTCCCGGGACGAGCCGGTCCCGAAGTCAGGCCCGGCGACCAAGATGGACGCGCCCTGGGACTCGGGGCGGTTCAGGACGAAGTCCGGGTCGCTCCGCCACGCGGCGAACAGGCCGTCGGCAAAGCCGGTTCGGGTCACCCGCTTCAAGTAGACGGCCGGGATGATCTGGTCGGTGTCGACGTTGGATCGCCGAAGCGGCACGGCCTTGCCGGTGTGAACGGTGAACTTCTCCATCGCAGTGACTCCTGTCAGCGCGCGCCAACGGACGGCAGGTCGGCTGGTGAGGCGAGATGGCCGGCCACGGCCGTCGCGGCGGCCACCAAGGGCGAGACGAGGTGAGTGCGCCCACCCTTACCCTGCCGACCCTCGAAGTTGCGGTTGGAGGTCGAGGCGCTGCGCTCACCAGGAGCGAGCTGGTCGGGGTTCATGCCCAGGCACATCGAGCAGCCCGCGCCGCGCCACTCGGCGCCAGCTTCCTTGAAGATGACGTCGAGTCCCTCGGCCTCAGCCTGCAAGCGGACCCGGGCGGAGCCGGGGACCACGAGCATGCGAACGCCTTCGGCGACCTTCCGGCCGCGGATGACCTCCGCGGCCGCACGCAGGTCCTCGATCCGTCCGTTCGTGCACGAACCGAGGAACACCGTGTCGATGCGGATGTCCCGCATCGGCGTACCCGGCTCCAAGCCCATGTACTCCAGCGCCCGCTCCGCGGCGGCGCGCTCGGTCGGGTCGCTGAAGTCCGACGGGTCCGGCACCTGACCGCCTAGCGGAACCCCTTGGCCGGGGTTCGTCCCCCACGTGACGAAAGGCGTCATCGTCGAGGCGTCCAGGCGCACCTCGCGGTCGAACGTCGCGTCGGGATCCGTCACCAGCCCGCGCCAGTAGTCCAGCGCCGCCTCCCAGTCGGCGCCTCGAGGAGCGTGCGGACGGCCCTCCAGGTAGGCGAAGGTCGTGTCGTCGGGAGCGACCATGCCGGCCTTGGCGCCCCACTCGATGGACATGTTGCAGACGGTCATCCGACCTTCCATCGACATGGCGCGGAAGGCCTCGCCGCGATACTCCACGATGTGCCCTTGGCCGCCGCCCGTGCCGACGTGAGCGATGAGCGTCAGCACGAGGTCTTTCGGCGTGACACCTTCAGGGAGCGTGCCGTCGACGGTCACCGCCATCGTCTTCGGCCGAGCCTGCGGCAGCGTCTGCGTGGCGAGGACGTGCTCCACCTCGCTTGTGCCGATGCCGAACGCCAGGGCGCCGAAGGCACCGTGGGTCGAGGTGTGGGAGTCACCGCAGACGATCGTCATGCCGGGCTGCGTGAGGCCCAGCTGTGGCCCCACCACGTGGACGATGCCCTGGTCGGCGTCTCCCAGCGGGTGGAGTCGGATTCCGAACTCCTTGCAGTTTCGACGCAACGTCTCGACCTGGGTGCGCGAGACCGGGTCCGCGATGGGCTTGTCGATGTCGATCGTGGGGACGTTGTGGTCCTCGGTCGCGATCGTCAGATCGGGACGACGCACTGTGCGGCCAGCGAGTCGGAGCCCGTCGAAGGCCTGCGGGCTCGTCACCTCGTGAATGAGGTGGAGGTCAATGTAGAGGAGGTCGGGCTCACCGTCGGCGCGACGCACGACGTGCTCCTCCCAGACCTTCTCTGCCAGGGTTGTCCCCATTTGCTGCCTCCAGACGGGATGAATTGGCCATCCGGATGCGCCAGATCCGGCACCCGGGCTTGCGTCTCGCCATCCGAGACGTCAATATCGAGTCATGGACAACTCTAGCGGAGTCGGCGTTCTTGACAAGGCAGCGCTGGTTCTCGGAGCTCTGGAAGCGGGTCCAGCCACCCTCGCTGGTCTCGTCCAGATCACCGGACTGGCTCGACCCACAGCCCACAGGCTGGCGGTCGCACTCGAACACCACCGTCTGGTCGCCCGAGACATGCAAGGGCGGTTCATTCTCGGCCCACGCCTGGCCGAGCTCGCGGCTGCCGCAGGAGAGGACCGACTGCTCGCCGCGGCCGGGCCGGTCCTCGCGCGGCTCCGCGACATCACGGGGGAATCGGCCCAGCTGTTCCGGCGGCAGGGCGAGGCGCGGGTCTGTGTCGCGGCGGCGGAACGTCCCACCGGACTTCGGGACACGATTCCAGTCGGAACCCAACTGACCATGCAGGCTGGCTCCGCGGCGCAGATCCTGCTGGCCTGGGAGGAGCCTGAGCGCCTGCACCGCGGGCTTCAGGGCGCGAAGTTCACCGCCGCGACGCTCGCCGCCGTGCGGCGTCGAGGGTGGGCCCAGAGCGTCGGCGAGCGCGAACCCGGGGTGGCCTCGGTCTCCGCGCCCGTCCGGTCGCCGTCGGGAAAGGTCGTGGCCGCCGTCTCGGTGTCCGGGCCGATCGAGCGACTCTCTCGCCAGCCGGGTCGGATGCACGCACCGGCGGTCATGGCGGCGGCCGAGCGGCTCAGCGAGGCGCTCCGCCGGT contains the following coding sequences:
- a CDS encoding HU family DNA-binding protein — protein: MNKSQLVEVLATRFDGNKKEAQHALESVIDVITRAVAAGEKVAITGFGAFEKIDRPARMVRNPRTGERKRAKKTSVPKFRPGAELKAVVSGAKKLPKLTTAKATATKATAGAKKAATGTAAKRATKKAAKETAKKTTAKKTTAKKATAKKATAKKAATKRTTTRRTAKR
- the cofC gene encoding 2-phospho-L-lactate guanylyltransferase → MSARSTQDHGAWTVVVPVKSGAVGKSRLASFAGPHRSHLARAMALDTVSAALACARVAEVIAVTPDPDTGAQLSALGAVVVSDEPGLGLNAALTYGAKLARDRRPGCAVAAMLADLPALRPDQLDVALEAAEAHPTAYVADAAGVGTTLYCAGPDAAFSPRFGPGSREAHRTAGAVELDLADIPTVRQDVDTEADLRAAVRLGVGPRTRAALAPLEGLSSVLMQATVRSFDPESRSGTVLTDTGVELPYDASALVGSGLRHLRIGQRVALQIEGEGADQRVRSLSLYTMSA
- the leuD gene encoding 3-isopropylmalate dehydratase small subunit is translated as MEKFTVHTGKAVPLRRSNVDTDQIIPAVYLKRVTRTGFADGLFAAWRSDPDFVLNRPESQGASILVAGPDFGTGSSREHAVWALQDYGFRVVISSRFGDIFRGNAGKAGLLAAVVDQKVVDRLWEALERDPSLLVTVDLEQRLILAGEGEDAIRESFDIDDYTRWRLMEGLDDIGITLSHADAIAAYEARRSPLRPTTLPIRS
- a CDS encoding IclR family transcriptional regulator — encoded protein: MDNSSGVGVLDKAALVLGALEAGPATLAGLVQITGLARPTAHRLAVALEHHRLVARDMQGRFILGPRLAELAAAAGEDRLLAAAGPVLARLRDITGESAQLFRRQGEARVCVAAAERPTGLRDTIPVGTQLTMQAGSAAQILLAWEEPERLHRGLQGAKFTAATLAAVRRRGWAQSVGEREPGVASVSAPVRSPSGKVVAAVSVSGPIERLSRQPGRMHAPAVMAAAERLSEALRRSAD
- the leuC gene encoding 3-isopropylmalate dehydratase large subunit, with protein sequence MGTTLAEKVWEEHVVRRADGEPDLLYIDLHLIHEVTSPQAFDGLRLAGRTVRRPDLTIATEDHNVPTIDIDKPIADPVSRTQVETLRRNCKEFGIRLHPLGDADQGIVHVVGPQLGLTQPGMTIVCGDSHTSTHGAFGALAFGIGTSEVEHVLATQTLPQARPKTMAVTVDGTLPEGVTPKDLVLTLIAHVGTGGGQGHIVEYRGEAFRAMSMEGRMTVCNMSIEWGAKAGMVAPDDTTFAYLEGRPHAPRGADWEAALDYWRGLVTDPDATFDREVRLDASTMTPFVTWGTNPGQGVPLGGQVPDPSDFSDPTERAAAERALEYMGLEPGTPMRDIRIDTVFLGSCTNGRIEDLRAAAEVIRGRKVAEGVRMLVVPGSARVRLQAEAEGLDVIFKEAGAEWRGAGCSMCLGMNPDQLAPGERSASTSNRNFEGRQGKGGRTHLVSPLVAAATAVAGHLASPADLPSVGAR
- a CDS encoding lysophospholipid acyltransferase family protein, which gives rise to MDTSHVADPADCPRSDARAMADEEDSVPLPRTGLCYDIAAAVLRPALQVLTKRDWRGVEHIPAEGGVIVVSNHLSYFDPLAIAHFLHDAGRAPRFLAKSSLFEIPLVGPFLRSAGQIPVRRESRTAGDALREACEAITERGECVVVYPEGTITRDPNLWPMVGKTGAVRTALRTGCEIVPVAQWGAQDVLMPYAKLPKLLPRKTMRIVAGPPIDLSAFRGQEMTPSMLKKATALVMGTLTAMVAGLRGETPPAEPFDPSKANLPTTGNPRKRRRVK